In a single window of the Halobaculum lipolyticum genome:
- a CDS encoding HAD-IIB family hydrolase — protein MTEQSPPTFDVPADADLPPLALDIDGTLTTPDHTVDPRVFRVLPDWPAPVVLATGKSFPYPIALCHFAGIPERVVAENGGVLCVDETVRVEGDADRVARAVAAFRERGGDLGWGEADTVNRWRETEVAARLTADEALLREVADEFDLAFLDTGYAYHLTDPDVSKGAALREAAAVLERDPAAFVAVGDSMNDASTFEAAGRSYAVANADETARAAADTVLDAGYMDGTLAALADVVERTVG, from the coding sequence ATGACCGAGCAGTCGCCGCCGACGTTCGACGTCCCGGCGGACGCCGACCTCCCGCCGTTGGCGCTCGACATCGACGGCACGCTGACGACGCCCGACCACACCGTCGACCCGCGGGTGTTCCGCGTCCTGCCCGACTGGCCCGCGCCGGTCGTGCTCGCGACGGGCAAGTCGTTCCCGTACCCGATCGCGCTGTGTCACTTCGCGGGCATCCCCGAGCGAGTGGTCGCGGAGAACGGCGGCGTCCTCTGCGTCGACGAGACGGTGCGCGTCGAAGGCGACGCCGACCGCGTCGCCCGCGCGGTCGCGGCGTTCCGCGAGCGCGGCGGCGACCTCGGCTGGGGCGAGGCCGACACCGTCAACCGCTGGCGCGAGACGGAGGTCGCCGCCCGCCTGACCGCCGACGAGGCGCTGTTGCGCGAGGTGGCCGACGAGTTCGACCTCGCCTTCCTCGACACCGGCTACGCGTACCACCTCACCGACCCCGACGTGAGCAAGGGCGCGGCGCTCCGGGAAGCCGCGGCGGTGCTCGAGCGCGACCCCGCCGCGTTCGTCGCCGTCGGCGACTCGATGAACGACGCCTCGACGTTCGAGGCGGCCGGCCGGAGCTACGCGGTGGCGAACGCCGACGAGACGGCCCGCGCGGCCGCCGACACCGTGCTCGACGCCGGGTACATGGACGGGACGCTCGCGGCGCTGGCGGACGTCGTCGAACGGACGGTCGGGTGA
- a CDS encoding glycosyltransferase: MTPRTVAAFTDTYLPTVNGVTYTLESWRRHWRERGGRMDVVFPGAPGHEPGDGEYTTRSVGFPFYDGFRMGLPGIPDAVRDADVVHAHTPFALGLSGWYLAKRVDAPLVASYHTPTAEYADYLAAGPAASVVEGAARRYERRYMNAADAVVVPSEPAGEHLRDIGVRSRVEVVPNGVDTDFFARPGDDAIATFRRSYDLPRPGEGPVVGYTGRHGFEKELAEIPPAVAAADADATLVFGGDGPARDAVRDACDDAGVDARFLGFLPREELPAFYACLDAFLFPSPVETQGLVALEANACGTPVVGVDAGALADTVVEGETGYRYPRGDTAAFAAAVDRTLAERDALSATCLDRREETSVEHAVDRLEEVYGAVTE; encoded by the coding sequence GTGACCCCCCGAACCGTCGCCGCGTTCACCGACACGTACCTGCCGACGGTGAACGGCGTGACGTACACGCTGGAGTCGTGGCGGCGCCACTGGCGCGAACGCGGCGGGCGGATGGACGTCGTGTTCCCCGGGGCGCCGGGGCACGAGCCGGGGGACGGCGAGTACACGACCCGCAGCGTCGGCTTCCCCTTCTACGACGGCTTCCGGATGGGGCTGCCCGGGATCCCCGACGCGGTCCGCGACGCCGACGTGGTCCACGCCCACACCCCGTTCGCCCTCGGCCTGTCGGGGTGGTACCTCGCCAAGCGCGTCGACGCGCCGCTGGTCGCCTCCTACCACACGCCGACCGCGGAGTACGCCGACTACCTCGCGGCCGGTCCGGCCGCGTCCGTCGTCGAGGGCGCCGCCCGCCGTTACGAGCGCCGGTACATGAACGCCGCCGACGCGGTGGTCGTGCCGAGCGAGCCGGCCGGCGAGCACCTCCGCGACATCGGCGTCCGGTCGCGCGTCGAGGTCGTCCCCAACGGGGTCGACACGGACTTCTTCGCCCGCCCGGGCGACGACGCGATCGCAACGTTCCGCCGTTCGTACGACCTCCCCCGCCCCGGCGAGGGACCGGTCGTCGGCTACACCGGCCGCCACGGCTTCGAGAAGGAACTGGCGGAGATCCCACCGGCGGTCGCCGCGGCCGACGCCGACGCGACGCTCGTGTTCGGCGGCGACGGTCCCGCTCGCGACGCCGTCCGCGACGCCTGCGACGACGCCGGCGTCGACGCGCGCTTCCTCGGGTTCCTCCCGCGCGAGGAACTCCCGGCGTTCTACGCCTGTCTGGACGCGTTTCTGTTCCCCTCGCCGGTCGAGACGCAGGGGCTGGTCGCGCTGGAGGCGAACGCCTGCGGCACGCCGGTCGTCGGCGTCGACGCCGGCGCGCTCGCCGACACCGTCGTCGAGGGGGAGACGGGCTACCGCTACCCCCGCGGCGACACGGCCGCGTTCGCCGCCGCCGTCGACCGCACGCTCGCCGAGCGCGACGCGCTGTCGGCGACGTGTCTCGACCGCCGGGAGGAGACGAGCGTCGAGCACGCGGTCGACCGCCTCGAAGAGGTGTACGGCGCGGTGACGGAGTAG
- a CDS encoding DUF5803 family protein, producing MRWRRLLPVVALVALLSLSGCLGLLGGGSVPAEQLDAEPPGGTYAWDDSVDADLDAHITINEDATFSAVYAVNGSEVELFRRDGLGGTNPLDVRAVRYRYPNGTVINGTELQRRGAVEQTRDVVRIEFPGEGDVDGDRVAFTAGSTPKRFALPTYVQGSYEVVLPPNRRTSLPVFGDVSPGGASTSIDDEGRVHVRWDDVQTRSVIVQFYLPQDIQIFGVLFAVFAAIGGGGLLYYRRQIEALREQREELGLDVDTGDDDLGDDGPPPGMR from the coding sequence ATGCGTTGGAGACGGCTCCTCCCCGTCGTCGCGCTGGTCGCGCTGCTGTCGCTGTCGGGGTGTCTCGGCCTGCTCGGCGGCGGATCGGTCCCGGCCGAACAGCTCGACGCGGAGCCGCCGGGCGGGACGTACGCGTGGGACGACAGCGTCGACGCCGACCTCGACGCCCACATCACGATCAACGAGGACGCGACGTTCTCGGCGGTGTACGCGGTCAACGGCAGCGAGGTCGAACTGTTCCGCCGCGACGGACTCGGCGGGACGAACCCGCTCGACGTGCGGGCGGTGCGCTACCGCTACCCCAACGGCACCGTGATCAACGGCACCGAACTCCAGCGGCGGGGCGCCGTCGAGCAGACGCGCGACGTGGTGCGCATCGAGTTCCCCGGCGAGGGCGACGTCGACGGCGACCGCGTGGCGTTCACCGCCGGCTCGACGCCCAAGCGGTTCGCCCTGCCGACGTACGTGCAGGGGTCGTACGAAGTCGTGCTGCCGCCGAACCGGCGCACGTCGCTGCCCGTCTTCGGCGACGTCAGCCCCGGTGGCGCCTCGACGAGCATCGACGACGAGGGGCGCGTGCACGTCCGCTGGGACGACGTGCAGACGCGCTCGGTGATCGTCCAGTTCTACCTCCCGCAGGACATCCAGATCTTCGGCGTCCTGTTCGCGGTGTTCGCGGCGATCGGCGGCGGCGGACTGCTGTACTACCGGCGCCAGATCGAGGCGTTGCGCGAACAACGCGAGGAGTTGGGGCTGGACGTCGACACCGGCGACGACGACCTCGGCGACGACGGCCCGCCGCCGGGGATGCGCTGA
- a CDS encoding DUF2110 family protein: protein MVVLATKCYVAGEARERALDGMTSLVANELGDLDVEFDVGVRHDEFVSVTVSGDDETVARNVLREEWGEVTDHFTDGETYAGTLEGWDEDGFVLDAGTEVRIPADGLGLGAGTPEQIRDRFGIVQHTTLRFVYDEDGDHELADAERDRLYDWTRGQGRVNVNSATRAETRATVNRAGHANDIVTVERLGLLEQSIICRENTDAPGLLASIGGYLPSELKAVIPQ from the coding sequence ATGGTCGTTCTCGCGACCAAATGCTACGTCGCCGGCGAGGCCCGCGAGCGCGCGCTCGACGGGATGACCTCGCTTGTCGCCAACGAGTTGGGCGACCTCGACGTGGAGTTCGACGTCGGCGTCCGCCACGACGAGTTCGTCTCCGTCACCGTCTCCGGCGACGACGAGACGGTCGCCCGCAACGTCCTCCGCGAGGAGTGGGGGGAGGTGACCGACCACTTCACCGACGGCGAGACGTACGCCGGCACGCTGGAGGGGTGGGACGAGGACGGGTTCGTCCTCGACGCCGGTACGGAGGTCCGCATCCCCGCCGACGGTCTCGGCCTCGGCGCGGGGACGCCCGAGCAGATCCGCGACCGCTTCGGCATCGTCCAGCACACGACGCTGCGGTTCGTGTACGACGAGGACGGCGACCACGAACTCGCCGACGCCGAGCGCGACCGGCTGTACGACTGGACGCGCGGACAGGGCCGCGTGAACGTCAACTCGGCGACGCGCGCGGAGACGCGCGCCACCGTCAACCGCGCGGGCCACGCCAACGACATCGTCACCGTCGAGCGCCTCGGCCTGCTGGAGCAGAGCATCATCTGTCGGGAGAACACCGACGCCCCCGGTCTCCTCGCGTCGATCGGCGGCTACCTCCCCTCCGAGCTGAAAGCGGTCATCCCGCAGTAG
- a CDS encoding class I SAM-dependent methyltransferase: MGFHTFDVDRADALEDPGRFRYCSAEELLAMLALGDDDAVADLGSGTGFYTDVVAPHAGTCYAVDVQAEMHDLYAEKGVPESVETVTAGVADLPFADDALDAAFSTMTYHEYASDESLAELARVVRPGGRVVTADWTRDGPGEAGPPREERFGVGDAASAFEDAGFTVERAETRRETFVCVARR; the protein is encoded by the coding sequence ATGGGATTCCACACGTTCGACGTCGACCGTGCCGACGCGCTGGAGGACCCCGGTCGGTTCCGCTACTGCTCGGCCGAGGAGTTGCTCGCGATGCTCGCCCTCGGCGACGACGACGCGGTCGCCGACCTCGGCTCCGGCACCGGCTTCTACACCGACGTCGTCGCGCCCCACGCCGGCACCTGCTACGCGGTCGACGTGCAGGCGGAGATGCACGACCTGTACGCCGAGAAGGGGGTGCCGGAGTCCGTCGAGACGGTCACCGCGGGCGTCGCGGACCTCCCGTTCGCCGACGACGCGCTCGATGCGGCGTTCTCGACGATGACGTACCACGAGTACGCGTCCGACGAGTCGCTCGCGGAACTGGCGCGCGTCGTCCGCCCCGGCGGTCGCGTCGTCACGGCGGACTGGACGCGCGACGGTCCCGGCGAGGCGGGACCGCCACGCGAGGAACGCTTCGGCGTCGGCGACGCCGCGAGCGCCTTCGAGGACGCCGGGTTCACCGTCGAGCGCGCGGAGACGCGCCGCGAGACGTTCGTCTGCGTGGCGCGACGCTGA
- a CDS encoding transcription factor produces the protein MAFEDLLGDPVIQKYLHELVGPTGMPVAAAPPDGEVTDEELAEDMGLELNDVRRALFILYENDLASYRRVRDEDSGWLTYLWTFHYENIPENLDEEMHRLLEGLEKRRSYESDHQFYLCEIDSIRFEFEEAMEFGFECPECGSPLESMENSRLVEAMEWRIDQLRDELNVDRDEAEAEA, from the coding sequence ATGGCTTTTGAGGACCTCCTCGGAGACCCTGTCATCCAGAAGTACCTCCACGAGCTCGTCGGTCCCACGGGGATGCCCGTCGCGGCGGCCCCGCCGGACGGCGAGGTCACCGACGAGGAACTCGCCGAGGACATGGGCCTGGAACTCAACGACGTTCGCCGGGCACTGTTCATCCTCTACGAGAACGACCTCGCGTCGTACCGTCGCGTCCGCGACGAGGACTCCGGCTGGCTCACCTACCTGTGGACGTTCCACTACGAGAACATCCCGGAGAACCTCGACGAGGAGATGCACCGGCTGCTGGAGGGGCTGGAGAAGCGTCGGTCCTACGAGTCCGACCACCAGTTCTACCTGTGTGAGATCGACTCCATCCGCTTCGAGTTCGAGGAGGCGATGGAGTTCGGCTTCGAGTGCCCCGAGTGCGGCTCGCCGCTGGAGTCGATGGAGAACTCCCGGCTCGTCGAGGCCATGGAGTGGCGCATCGACCAGCTTCGCGACGAACTGAACGTCGACCGCGACGAAGCCGAGGCGGAAGCGTAG
- a CDS encoding transcriptional regulator TbsP domain-containing protein, with the protein MPTRSPHTLARECFADAADVLVVGARPAFLRALVDRLHELRDSTTAPARVRLLCAPDAVERAFEEFLAATAAAEAVAAGRLTIRVADVDASLSVVDGAVRGRFRLPSGDGEGDRVRDGPRDRVGDSEAGGVLGEPSEEGRLAEALVETYERRWADADEHVPDAPSRERVLETFADRWPDAGTELAAVFDAADRLGTDGAPSPVTVCTLVAARHRILSMRLGEWAEEVGVSSRTEVARAKSRLVDAGLVDTEREPAGVGRPRHRLVVADDRTADATPTALVAAVRARVEE; encoded by the coding sequence GTGCCGACACGTTCACCCCACACGCTCGCACGGGAGTGCTTCGCCGACGCCGCCGACGTGCTCGTCGTCGGCGCCCGCCCGGCGTTCCTCCGGGCGCTCGTCGACCGACTGCACGAGCTGCGCGACTCCACGACCGCGCCAGCCCGGGTGCGGCTGTTGTGTGCGCCCGACGCCGTCGAGCGCGCGTTCGAGGAGTTCCTCGCCGCCACCGCCGCCGCGGAGGCGGTCGCAGCCGGGCGCCTGACGATCCGGGTCGCCGACGTCGACGCGTCGCTGTCGGTCGTCGACGGCGCCGTCCGGGGGCGGTTCCGCCTCCCGTCGGGCGACGGAGAGGGGGACCGAGTCCGAGACGGACCCCGAGACCGGGTCGGTGACTCCGAAGCCGGCGGGGTTCTGGGCGAACCGAGCGAGGAGGGACGGCTCGCCGAGGCGCTCGTCGAGACGTACGAGCGTCGCTGGGCCGACGCCGACGAGCACGTGCCGGACGCCCCCTCCCGGGAGCGCGTACTGGAGACGTTCGCCGACCGGTGGCCCGACGCGGGCACGGAGCTGGCGGCCGTGTTCGACGCCGCCGACCGACTCGGCACCGACGGGGCGCCGTCGCCCGTCACCGTCTGCACGCTCGTCGCCGCCAGACACCGGATCCTGTCGATGCGGCTCGGCGAGTGGGCCGAGGAGGTCGGCGTCTCCAGCCGGACGGAGGTGGCGCGGGCGAAGTCGCGCCTCGTCGACGCCGGGCTGGTCGACACCGAACGGGAACCGGCCGGCGTCGGCCGCCCCCGCCACCGGCTCGTCGTCGCCGACGACCGGACCGCCGACGCGACGCCGACGGCGCTCGTGGCGGCCGTCCGCGCGCGGGTCGAGGAGTAG
- a CDS encoding ATP-dependent DNA helicase — MSEATEEAWRSVFGHDEPYPEQADGIEAAREVAADDGFLTLEGACGTGKTMLALTAGIDLVRDPDSDFERVLVLTSVKQQLRQFEADLNTINEGLPDDWRPVSGMTLVGKADVCPYARENRGGVDTTNVYERCEGLRERTRNLVGDADGGEASAGALVEQARRAQTGFADTGDDGVDYLETAGEPTPYLPQMPEHGGSATRDGVEFCPFYARYLDDLPEDGDAAEAVPFDFTDRGLIDAEELVRLSAGHGTCPHSMMGAILPQVEVVVGNYYHAFDPTTVGGFTGALVDDSTFVVCDEAHMLEPRVRDLVSDGVADTSLRDAENELTRVIQPVQFEDAGQRAQGTTDADLVRGELADAEVSLDEVKLLREFVVDLREEVDRRVTGFLDAERVGWRENLTDLDDEELPLRDPEEPAVDEITEWARDAGYGEDVWARAEQVGAVVARILDEAEDEDRQRAAPGVGRTLNAWYRCDHESYFRELELTRTWDETAPTDSWRRAYSARLALHNCVPADAIGERLADFGGGVLMSATLAPLDVFREVTGLNYLEAEGRPVEERTYGLGFPEENRASFALDVPKFTFSNRGPPGEDNETRRAHVDAAAEVAGTTPGNVLVGMPSYGEAEWMAGELEADARVDKAVLLDESSDDTATESLKADFFAGDAKVLVTSIRGTLTEGVDYEGDRLAAAVVCGVPIINTSSPRTRAVKTAYDREFGDGFETALTVPAVRKARQAIGRVIRGTDEVGVRCLVDARYARDSWNAVREYLPEYEREEFRPVSSDMLRFGLERFWDGHR, encoded by the coding sequence GTGAGCGAGGCGACCGAGGAAGCGTGGCGCAGCGTGTTCGGCCACGACGAGCCGTACCCCGAGCAGGCCGACGGCATCGAGGCCGCGCGCGAGGTCGCCGCCGACGACGGCTTCCTGACGCTCGAGGGCGCCTGCGGCACCGGGAAGACGATGCTGGCGCTGACCGCCGGCATCGATCTGGTGCGCGACCCCGACAGCGACTTCGAGCGCGTGCTCGTCCTCACCAGCGTCAAGCAACAGCTCCGCCAGTTCGAGGCGGACCTGAACACGATCAACGAGGGGCTGCCCGACGACTGGCGCCCCGTCTCCGGGATGACGCTCGTCGGCAAGGCCGACGTCTGTCCGTACGCCCGCGAGAACCGCGGCGGCGTCGACACGACGAACGTGTACGAGCGCTGCGAGGGGCTGCGCGAGCGCACCCGGAACCTCGTCGGCGACGCCGACGGCGGCGAGGCCAGCGCCGGCGCGCTCGTCGAGCAGGCTCGTCGCGCCCAGACCGGCTTCGCCGACACCGGCGACGACGGCGTCGACTACCTCGAGACGGCCGGCGAGCCGACGCCGTACCTCCCACAGATGCCCGAACACGGCGGGAGCGCGACCAGAGACGGCGTGGAGTTCTGTCCGTTCTACGCCCGCTACCTCGACGACCTCCCGGAGGACGGCGACGCCGCGGAGGCCGTCCCGTTCGACTTCACCGACCGCGGCCTCATCGACGCCGAAGAACTCGTGCGGCTGTCGGCGGGCCACGGCACCTGCCCGCACTCGATGATGGGCGCGATCCTCCCGCAGGTGGAGGTCGTCGTCGGCAACTACTACCACGCGTTCGACCCGACGACGGTGGGCGGGTTCACCGGCGCGCTCGTCGACGACTCGACGTTCGTCGTCTGCGACGAGGCGCACATGCTCGAACCGCGCGTCCGCGACCTCGTCTCGGACGGCGTCGCCGACACGAGCCTGCGCGACGCCGAGAACGAGTTGACCCGGGTGATCCAGCCCGTGCAGTTCGAGGACGCCGGTCAGCGAGCACAGGGGACGACCGACGCCGACCTCGTGCGCGGCGAACTCGCCGACGCCGAGGTGAGCCTCGACGAGGTGAAACTGCTGCGCGAGTTCGTCGTCGACCTGCGCGAGGAGGTGGACCGACGGGTGACGGGCTTCCTCGACGCCGAGCGCGTCGGCTGGCGCGAGAACCTGACGGATCTGGACGACGAGGAACTCCCGCTGCGCGACCCGGAGGAGCCGGCCGTCGACGAGATAACCGAGTGGGCGCGCGACGCCGGCTACGGGGAGGACGTGTGGGCCCGCGCCGAGCAGGTGGGCGCCGTCGTCGCGCGGATCCTCGACGAGGCGGAAGACGAGGACCGCCAGCGTGCGGCTCCCGGCGTCGGGCGGACGCTGAACGCGTGGTACCGCTGTGACCACGAGTCGTACTTCCGCGAACTCGAACTGACTCGCACGTGGGACGAGACGGCGCCGACCGACTCGTGGCGGCGCGCGTACTCCGCGCGGCTGGCGCTCCACAACTGCGTGCCGGCCGACGCCATCGGCGAGCGCCTCGCCGACTTCGGCGGCGGCGTGCTCATGTCGGCGACGCTCGCGCCGCTGGACGTGTTCCGCGAGGTGACGGGGCTGAACTACCTCGAAGCCGAGGGTCGCCCCGTCGAGGAACGGACGTACGGACTCGGCTTCCCCGAGGAGAACCGCGCGTCGTTCGCGCTCGACGTGCCGAAGTTCACGTTCTCGAACCGCGGCCCGCCCGGCGAGGACAACGAGACGCGCCGGGCGCACGTCGACGCCGCCGCGGAGGTCGCGGGGACCACCCCGGGGAACGTGCTCGTCGGGATGCCCAGCTACGGCGAGGCCGAGTGGATGGCCGGCGAACTGGAAGCCGACGCCCGCGTCGACAAGGCGGTGCTGCTCGACGAGTCGAGCGACGACACCGCCACCGAGTCGCTGAAGGCGGACTTCTTCGCGGGCGACGCGAAGGTGCTCGTCACCAGCATCCGCGGGACCCTCACCGAGGGCGTCGACTACGAGGGCGACCGCCTCGCCGCGGCGGTCGTCTGCGGCGTCCCGATCATCAACACGTCGTCGCCGCGGACGCGGGCGGTGAAGACGGCCTACGACCGCGAGTTCGGCGACGGCTTCGAGACGGCGCTGACGGTGCCGGCGGTGCGGAAGGCGCGACAGGCCATCGGCCGGGTGATCCGCGGCACCGACGAGGTCGGGGTGCGCTGTCTCGTCGACGCCAGATACGCCCGCGACTCGTGGAACGCCGTGCGGGAGTACCTCCCCGAGTACGAGCGCGAGGAGTTCCGCCCCGTCAGTTCGGACATGCTGCGGTTCGGACTGGAGCGGTTCTGGGACGGCCACCGGTAG
- a CDS encoding HEWD family protein, whose product MSVRIRRPRERACERCGREERFDDAAESWVVAGDDLVGEVYCVHEWDINGTFVPFEEPDDSAAGA is encoded by the coding sequence ATGTCAGTCCGCATCCGACGCCCACGGGAGCGTGCCTGCGAACGCTGCGGCCGCGAGGAGCGGTTCGACGACGCCGCCGAGAGCTGGGTCGTCGCCGGCGACGACCTGGTCGGCGAGGTGTACTGCGTCCACGAGTGGGACATCAACGGCACGTTCGTCCCGTTCGAGGAGCCGGACGACTCCGCCGCCGGCGCGTAG
- a CDS encoding glycosyltransferase family 4 protein gives MRVLDYLELSSQLDRAGIGTAHDQQVEALDRARAAGADVEVLTSAWPDGDPVAGLRRGLRGRGFLADVDVVHLNLIGPASVALARRAKRTDTPLVLHCHVTSEDFRESFRGSDTVAPALRRYLRWFYSQADLVLTPSEYTKRRLEAYPVTAPIRALSNGIDFDSVADHADYREEYRERFDLDGVVLFAVGSVFERKGLTAFCEVAERVDHEFAWFGTVDSGPQASSTVRRWTSDPPDNVTFTGWVDDKPGAFGAGDVFFFPTKEENQGIVVLEAMACGKPCVLRDIPVFREYFEDGHDCLLCDSREEMVAALERLADDPELRERLGANARETAAEHSLEHVGEELVATYEELLA, from the coding sequence GTGCGCGTCCTCGACTACCTCGAACTGTCCTCGCAACTCGACCGCGCGGGCATCGGCACCGCCCACGACCAGCAGGTCGAGGCGCTCGACCGCGCCCGCGCCGCCGGCGCCGACGTGGAGGTGCTCACCTCGGCGTGGCCCGACGGCGACCCGGTCGCGGGACTCCGCCGCGGCCTGCGCGGCCGCGGGTTCCTCGCCGACGTCGACGTCGTCCACTTGAACCTCATCGGTCCCGCCAGCGTCGCGCTCGCCCGCCGCGCGAAGCGCACGGACACGCCGCTGGTGCTCCACTGCCACGTCACCAGCGAGGACTTCCGCGAGAGCTTCCGCGGCTCCGACACCGTCGCCCCCGCCCTCCGTCGCTACCTCCGGTGGTTCTACTCGCAGGCGGACCTGGTGCTCACGCCCTCGGAGTACACCAAACGGCGGCTGGAGGCGTACCCCGTCACCGCGCCGATCCGCGCACTGTCGAACGGCATCGACTTCGACTCCGTCGCCGACCACGCCGACTACCGCGAGGAGTACCGCGAGCGGTTCGACCTCGACGGCGTCGTGCTGTTCGCGGTCGGCTCGGTGTTCGAGCGCAAGGGACTCACGGCCTTCTGCGAGGTGGCCGAGCGCGTCGACCACGAGTTCGCGTGGTTCGGCACCGTCGACTCCGGCCCGCAAGCGTCCTCGACGGTGCGGAGGTGGACGAGCGACCCACCCGACAACGTCACGTTCACCGGCTGGGTCGACGACAAGCCCGGCGCGTTCGGCGCCGGCGACGTGTTCTTCTTCCCGACGAAAGAGGAGAACCAGGGCATCGTCGTGCTCGAGGCGATGGCGTGTGGCAAGCCGTGCGTCCTCCGCGACATCCCCGTGTTCCGCGAGTACTTCGAGGACGGCCACGACTGCCTCCTGTGTGACTCCCGGGAGGAGATGGTCGCGGCGCTGGAGCGGCTCGCGGACGACCCCGAACTGCGCGAGCGGCTCGGCGCGAACGCCCGCGAGACGGCCGCCGAACACTCGTTGGAACACGTCGGCGAGGAGCTGGTGGCGACGTACGAGGAGCTACTGGCGTGA
- a CDS encoding MFS transporter → MTKRLFTGLCALVFLVNFGRVAFAPLVPEFQQDLGISAAAVGSVTTLVWIGTAAPRIPVGWVLTKVARERVVLATGVALALAAALTATAQSLVALQVGAFAVGLATGGYFVAAIPLVGLLYPERTGRAVGVHGTASQVASVVAPALVLATIARLGDWRVVFTLLSAAAVAVTVVLFVVVRLRGGVGADGGAGAAADGGAEPRNFRAALSHWRIVLAGMSLVVVAGFAWQGVFNFYVSYLLSEGLSRATANLLLTVAFAAGVPAFWLGGRLADRLPKVPYLLALNAVFLVALVALTYAGSLLAFGVVSVVIGYAAHALFPAVDTYMLSTLPAPDRASAYAVFSGAALLVEANGSGVVGALTDSGVAFDSVFRLFAAAVAVLLVAAGTLYLAGRFPTPIDESPAGE, encoded by the coding sequence GTGACGAAACGCCTCTTCACCGGGCTGTGTGCCCTCGTCTTCCTCGTCAACTTCGGCCGGGTCGCGTTCGCGCCGCTCGTCCCGGAGTTCCAGCAGGACCTGGGGATCTCGGCGGCCGCGGTCGGCTCCGTCACGACGCTGGTGTGGATCGGCACCGCCGCCCCGCGCATCCCGGTCGGGTGGGTGCTCACCAAGGTCGCGCGCGAGCGGGTCGTCCTCGCCACCGGGGTCGCACTCGCGCTGGCGGCCGCGCTCACCGCCACCGCCCAGTCGCTGGTCGCGCTCCAGGTCGGCGCGTTCGCCGTCGGTCTCGCCACCGGCGGCTACTTCGTCGCCGCCATACCGCTCGTCGGGCTGCTGTACCCCGAGCGGACCGGCCGCGCCGTCGGCGTCCACGGCACCGCGAGTCAGGTCGCCAGCGTCGTCGCGCCGGCGCTCGTGCTCGCCACGATCGCGCGGCTCGGCGACTGGCGCGTCGTGTTCACGCTGCTCTCGGCCGCCGCCGTCGCCGTCACGGTCGTGTTGTTCGTCGTCGTCCGCCTCCGCGGCGGCGTCGGCGCCGACGGCGGGGCGGGCGCGGCCGCCGACGGCGGCGCCGAGCCGCGGAACTTCCGGGCGGCGCTGTCGCACTGGCGGATCGTGCTCGCGGGGATGTCGCTCGTCGTCGTCGCCGGCTTCGCGTGGCAGGGGGTGTTCAACTTCTACGTGAGCTATCTGCTCTCGGAGGGGCTGTCGAGGGCGACCGCCAACCTCCTGCTCACCGTCGCGTTCGCCGCCGGCGTGCCGGCGTTCTGGCTCGGCGGCCGGCTCGCCGACCGCCTCCCGAAGGTGCCGTACCTGCTCGCGCTCAACGCCGTGTTCCTCGTCGCGCTCGTCGCGCTCACGTACGCCGGGTCGCTGTTGGCGTTCGGCGTCGTCTCGGTCGTCATCGGCTACGCCGCCCACGCGCTGTTCCCCGCCGTCGACACGTACATGCTGTCGACGCTGCCGGCGCCCGACCGCGCGAGCGCCTACGCCGTCTTCTCGGGCGCCGCGCTGCTGGTGGAGGCCAACGGCTCCGGCGTCGTCGGCGCGCTCACCGATTCGGGGGTCGCCTTCGACTCGGTGTTCCGGCTGTTCGCCGCGGCCGTCGCCGTCCTGCTCGTCGCCGCGGGGACGCTGTACCTCGCCGGCCGGTTCCCGACGCCCATCGACGAGTCCCCGGCCGGCGAGTGA